The genomic window CGGCTTCGCTCGTGAGATCACAGCCGACGTCGTGCAGGAACGACGGTTCGATCGTCCGCTCGTCATCGAACGTGATCTCGTGGTTCTCATCGGCGTGTGCGACTCGCATGTTGTGTTCGACGTGGTGGGTCGCCGGATCGAGCGTCACGTCGCCCTCCGGCGCTTCGACTTCGATTCCGCTCTCGAGTTCCTCGATCACTGCCTCCTGATCGAACGTCCCCGCGCGTTCGACCGCCTCCTTGTACAGGTAGACCGAGAAGTAGTTGTTCTGGGCCTCCTGGTTGATGTACTCGGCGTCGTCCCAGCGGTCGTAGTAGCGCTCGACGAACGCCTCGTTGCGCTCGGTCGGCAGCTCCTCCATGTAGCTGACGCCGGCGTAGACGTCCTTCAGCGCGGGCGGATCGATCCGCAGGTGTTCGCGCTCCTGGGCCATGTTCGTCGACGTGCCGATCGGGATGTTCGTGAGCCCGCTGGCCAGCCGCTGCTCGTAGAACGAGGAGTGGTCCTGGCCGACGAGCATCGACATCACGAAGTCGGGGTCGGCCGCCTGAATGTCGTTGATCGTCGAGCCGAACTGCGACTCGTCCAGCGGAATGTACTCCTCGCCGACGACCTCGGCGCCGTGTTCCTCGGCGATGATCTTCACCCAGTCGCCCGACAGCTGCCCGAAGTTGTAGTCGGCGGCGATCGTGTAGATCTCGTCGCCGTACTCCTCGATCATGTAGGGGACGACCGCACCGAGCTGCTGGCGGGCCGTCGCGCCCAGCGGGAAGACGGTCTTATCGCAGACACCGCCCTCGTACTGGGTCGTATAGAAGTACAGCTGTTCGTGTTCGTTGACGATCGGCCGGATCGCCTCTCGGGTCGCGCTCGAGTAGCCGGCCCACATGACGTCGACGTCCTCCCGGTAGATCGCGTACCGGGTGAGGTCCTGATAGCGCATGTTGTCCGACTGCGGGTCGGGGGCGAAGACGTCGACCTCCTCCCCGAGGATTCCGCCGTCGCGGTTGATCTCCTCGATGGCCAGTTTCGTCGTGCGGTACTTGGCCGTCCCCGTCAGCGCGAACGTTCCGGAGCGATCCTCGAGGATGCCGACCGTCGGGCCGCTCGAGTCGTCGCCGAGGCCGACGACGCCGCCCTCCGCGACGCAGCCGGCGAGTCCGGCGAGGACGCTCGCGGAGCCCCCGGCGAGGACGTCGCGTCGGGAGCACCGACGGCCGGTCACGCGCGATCACCGGCGCCGGTCGCACCCGTCGGATCAGTCGGCGCGCTCATCTCAGTTGTCCCCCGTCGACCGTCGGTGGCATTCCTTCTCCCTTCCCGAACATATCTCGACTGATAGGCCACGATTGTCCGATCATATCACTGAATGCTTGAAAATAGACCAGGTATAAAAGGGTTATCTCAAGGGTGTACAATCGCTATGGTGGTATTTGGAACTGGCTAAACGTCCGCAATGGGACAGTATCCCCTAGTATTCCAGACGAATATCCGGTTCGGTCCGAATATAGCTGCAAACGTTCGGCGAATAGGCTGGATATCGCCGTCGCGACCCGATCGTCCCTATCTCGACGATCGTCAAATTATACTCGATCGACCGTAGGAAGCCGCTAGCGTCCGTAATTCGACGAAAATCCGATAGGACCGGTACTTTTCACTGACTAGTAGTATTCCGCCTAACTGTCGGTACGCTCCCGCTCCTCGGCTTCTACGACCTGATTTATCGAACGTTCACGTTCGAGAGGAGATCGAACGAACGGGTCCGACTCGAGATTCGGTTGACGAACCGAAGTCGATAGCGATCGTATTCGATGAATGGTCAGTAGATTCGATCCACGGCGCCGTGTCGTCCATCTGTGATCGACGAGACCGTTCTAGGACGATGGTGTTGTACCGGGGCTCCAGTCACCGTATTATTCTGTCGGGTTGTCAAATTCGCCGAATCCGGGCGAACGTCGCCGCGTGAGCCGGTTCGATCGGCCGTTCGGGACTCGAGGGCGGTGATCCGCACCGATAGCGACCGCACCCCGATATCGCAGGCGGCGGAACGGATCGCGCGCGGTAGCCGGCGCTGACGGCGGGAGTCGGGCCGGTCGGCGAACGAAGTGGCAAACGAACGCCCAATCCTAATATATCCTTTATGAGTGAATATTTGGGGAAAGGAGGAGTTAGCCTATCGTGGTAGAATATCGGAATCAGATGGGCAAGTATTGTTGTTCCCGAAGCTATTTACGTCGTTCGTCCGCCTATCTCGCGCCGTGATGAACTATCGTTTTCGTCCATCTGGCGGCATGACGGCCGGCGTGATCGGCCGATGAGCGGATTCGTTCCGGGCGAGCTGCGCCCGGCCGAGGAACCGGTACGGATCAACGAGGGTCGCGAGACCGCGACGGTGACCGTCGAGAACACCGGCGACCGGCCCGTACAGGTCGGTTCGC from Haloterrigena sp. KLK7 includes these protein-coding regions:
- a CDS encoding urea ABC transporter substrate-binding protein → MTGRRCSRRDVLAGGSASVLAGLAGCVAEGGVVGLGDDSSGPTVGILEDRSGTFALTGTAKYRTTKLAIEEINRDGGILGEEVDVFAPDPQSDNMRYQDLTRYAIYREDVDVMWAGYSSATREAIRPIVNEHEQLYFYTTQYEGGVCDKTVFPLGATARQQLGAVVPYMIEEYGDEIYTIAADYNFGQLSGDWVKIIAEEHGAEVVGEEYIPLDESQFGSTINDIQAADPDFVMSMLVGQDHSSFYEQRLASGLTNIPIGTSTNMAQEREHLRIDPPALKDVYAGVSYMEELPTERNEAFVERYYDRWDDAEYINQEAQNNYFSVYLYKEAVERAGTFDQEAVIEELESGIEVEAPEGDVTLDPATHHVEHNMRVAHADENHEITFDDERTIEPSFLHDVGCDLTSEAEQTQYEPAEYYEEV